In a single window of the Carassius gibelio isolate Cgi1373 ecotype wild population from Czech Republic chromosome A12, carGib1.2-hapl.c, whole genome shotgun sequence genome:
- the LOC128024890 gene encoding uncharacterized protein LOC128024890: MAQQARHPASPSRQLPVTQHTGGNWLYTEVVKPRKGVRCRPARSSTNVCQRGAVRQRIGGGHTPCGVGPHPQGARLALGMVSQGDGVHYPVGQPPLRDSLPLLLTSKADQELLRASEALGAVHVYAKRSYGTQQRQGWICLLQGQRLQVHHLVSEGSGGNLGHVSRPGSQDNVRVGRPEHKALFTYRKCLEVPDPLDGSERDQERCLERQELQLNRIQRLKGTPLKSRQGNREVPGRNQGCPRRM, from the coding sequence atggcgcagcaagcgagacacccagccagcccttcccgccaattacctgttacccaacacacgggaggaaactggctctacacggaggttgtaaaacctcgcaaaggtgttaggtgtcgcccagcccgcagctcgacaaatgtctgccagagaggcgccgtgcgccaacgcataggaggaggccacactccgtgtggagtgggccctcacccccagggggcacggctcgccttgggaatggtaagccaaggcgatggcgtccactatccagtgggccaacctccgcttagagacagccttccccttcttctgacctccaaagcagaccaggagctgctcagagcttctgaagctctgggtgcggtccacgtatatgcgaagcgctcttacgggacacagcaacgacaaggctggatctgcctcctccaggggcagcgcttgcaggttcaccacctggtctcggaagggagtggtgggaaccttgggcacgtatccaggccggggtctcaggacaacgtgagagtaggccggcccgaacacaaggcactcttcacttaccgaaaatgcttggaggtccccgaccctcttgatggaagtgagcgcgatcaggagcgctgtcttgagagacaggaacttcagctcaaccgaatccagcggctcaaagggacccctctgaagtcccgccagggcaatagagaggtcccaggaaggaatcaggg